From a region of the Ovis aries strain OAR_USU_Benz2616 breed Rambouillet chromosome 2, ARS-UI_Ramb_v3.0, whole genome shotgun sequence genome:
- the IHH gene encoding indian hedgehog protein, translating into MSPARLRPRLRFCLLLLLLLVPAARGCGPGRVVGSRRRPPRKLVPLAYKQFSPNVPEKTLGASGRYEGKIARSSERFKELTPNYNPDIIFKDEENTGADRLMTQRCKDRLNSLAISVMNQWPGVKLRVTEGWDEDGHHSEESLHYEGRAVDITTSDRDRNKYGLLARLAVEAGFDWVYYESKAHVHCSVKSEHSAAAKTGGCFPAGAQVRLESGARVALSAVRPGDRVLAMGEDGNPTFSDVLIFLDREPDRLRAFQVIETQDPPRRLALTPAHLLFTANNHTEPAAHFRATFASQVQPGQYVLVAGVPGLQPARVAAVSTHVALGAYAPLTRHGTLVVEDVVASCFAAVADHHLAQLAFWPLRLFHSLAWGSWTPGEGVHWYPQLLYRLGRLLLEEGSFHSLGVAGAGS; encoded by the exons ATGTCTCCCGCCCGGCTCCGGCCCCGCCTGCGGTTctgcctgctcctgctgctgctgctggtgccgGCGGCGCGGGGCTGCGGGCCGGGCCGGGTGGTGGGCAGCCGCCGGCGGCCGCCTCGCAAGCTCGTGCCGCTCGCGTATAAGCAGTTCAGCCCCAACGTGCCCGAGAAGACCCTGGGCGCCAGCGGCCGCTATGAGGGCAAGATCGCGCGCAGCTCGGAGCGCTTCAAGGAGCTCACCCCCAACTACAATCCAGACATCATCTTCAAGGACGAGGAGAACACCGGCGCCGACCGCCTCATGACCCAG CGCTGCAAGGACCGCCTGAACTCGCTGGCCATCTCGGTGATGAACCAGTGGCCTGGAGTGAAGCTACGGGTGACCGAGGGCTGGGACGAGGATGGTCACCACTCGGAGGAGTCGCTGCATTACGAAGGCCGCGCGGTGGACATCACCACGTCGGACCGCGACCGCAATAAGTACGGACTGCTGGCTCGCTTGGCAGTGGAGGCCGGCTTCGACTGGGTGTATTACGAGTCCAAAGCCCACGTACATTGCTCCGTCAAGTCTG AGCACTCAGCCGCAGCCAAGACAGGCGGCTGCTTCCCTGCTGGAGCCCAGGTGCGCCTGGAGAGTGGGGCACGTGTGGCCTTGTCAGCTGTGAGGCCCGGAGACCGCGTGCTGGCCATGGGGGAGGATGGGAACCCCACCTTCAGCGACGTGCTCATTTTCCTCGATCGTGAGCCGGACCGGCTGAGGGCCTTCCAGGTCATCGAGACCCAGGATCCCCCGCGCCGCCTGGCACTCACACCCGCCCACCTCCTCTTCACGGCCAACAATCACACTGAGCCAGCTGCCCACTTCCGAGCCACGTTTGCCAGCCAAGTGCAGCCTGGCCAGTATGTGCTGGTGGCTGGGGTGCcaggcctgcagcctgccagagtGGCAGCTGTCTCCACGCACGTGGCCCTGGGGGCCTATGCCCCATTAACAAGGCATGGGACACTGGTGGTGGAGGATGTGGTGGCCTCTTGCTTTGCGGCCGTGGCTGACCACCACCTGGCTCAGTTGGCCTTCTGGCCCCTGCGACTGTTTCACAGCTTGGCATGGGGCAGCTGGACCCCAGGGGAGGGTGTGCACTGGTACCCCCAGCTGCTCTACCGCCTGGGACGTCTCTTGCTGGAAGAGGGCAGCTTCCACTCGCTGGGCGTGGCCGGGGCAGGGAGCTGA